In Lathyrus oleraceus cultivar Zhongwan6 chromosome 2, CAAS_Psat_ZW6_1.0, whole genome shotgun sequence, the DNA window TAAATACCAGGTTTTTGCATAAATACTCTTGCCACCATTCTTGATTTGGGCTTAGAAATCTAACCATTTGGCATTCGCTTCAACTTGTATTTCTtcttgatttctttttcaacaaGTTCTCAGATCTTGTTTTTCTCAATTGCcttgagttcttcttgcatgggTGCTAACCAATTCGAATCATTCATGGCTTGATCCAAATCGATTGGTTATGTTTCAACCATCATCATTACTTCTTCTATTAAGTCACCATTAGCATCAAATGCTTGATCTATAAATCTCATATCCAGCTAGCCTTGTCGACTCGGTTCTTGTTCTAGTCGATCTCTTAGCATTCTGCTCTGGTGGTTCTTCATTTCGATTGGTTGTGAGCTCAGTCTGTTGGTCTTCATCGAGCACAATTGTGACTATTTCTTGATCCTGTCGAACAGTCGATTGATCACAAGTTTGTCATCATTTTGTGAATACAATTTGTATGCATCAGTCGAATGATAACCTATAAGCATCATAGCCTGACTTCAATTATCTAATTTCTTCCTCAATTGTTCAGGTACATTCTTGAAGCACATTGATCCAAAGAATCTAAGATGACTAACATTTGACTTATGTCTTGTCCAAGACTCATAAGGTGCCTTCTCAACTAACTTCTTCATTGGACATCTGCTTAAAATGCATATTACTGTCAAAGTTGTTTCACCCCAAAATCTCTTTGGCACTTCTTTAGCTTTCAAAATGCTCCTAGCCATGTTCAATATACTTCTATTTCTCCACACAACTATACTATTATTTTAAGGTGTATAGGGTGCAATGACCTCATGCTCGTTAgtggaaaatattgaaaattcTCTAGAGGTGTATTCaccaccaccatcagttctcaatTTCTTTAACTTTCATCCACTTTGTTTCTCGACATGTAATTTAAATTTCTTGAACTGTGTGAATACCTCACTCTTCATTTCAATAAGGTAAATCCACATATATGTAGTGAATTCATCTATGAAATTTAGGAAATAACAATTACCTTCATTCGACCTTACTTCAAAAGGTCCACACACGTCAGAGTGAACAAGCTCCAGTTTTCTCTCGACTTTATGGACAAGTCGTGTTTGAATTCCTTCCTAGCCTGCTTTGCTTTGCAGAATTCCTCACATAATTGACTTGGTTCTTTCACTTGAGGTAAGTCATACACCATCTTCTTCTGGTTGAGTGTGTCTAGACCTCTAAAGTTTAGGTGTTCATACATGTGATGCCATAGCCAGTTCTTATCTTCGACATTATTCGAAATAAGACACTGAGGATCAACCATGTTAATCTTAATCTTGAAGGTTTTGTTATTTGCCAATGGTGCCTTCAGGATCATCCTTCCTTCACCATTATACACCTTCATCAGATTTTCTTCCAAATTCATGTTATACCCTTTGGGAAGTAATTGACATATTCTTATCAAGTTACTTGTCATTGAAGTTAGATATAATATGTCAGTAATGATGGCTCTTCGGCCATTCATTCTCATCACAATTATGTTTCCTATTCCTTCTGATGTAACATGCCTACCATCTGCAAACTTGATCACCTTCTTGACTGATTCGCCTAACTTAGTAAACCACTTTTTATTTTCAGTAATGTGGTTGTTGCATCCTAAATTTAGATACCACATGTTGATTTGTTCATTATTCGTTTGAGTATTTGCCATGAGTAGCATATCATCAGAGTCGTTTTCTCTAGCATGTGCATATTGCACTTCGTCGTCATCTCTTGCTCTGGATTCCTTCTTTCTTTTACAATCTCGAGCATAATGATCAAATCTTTGATAGTTGTAACATTGCACCTCCTTCATGTCACTTTTCTTCCTTGAATACTTGCTTCCCATGAATTTCTTGATTGAATCAGAATGATTATTTGACTTCTTGCTTGACTTTTCATCATTAGCAAGATTATTTCTCTACTTCACCTTTTCTTTCCTAGATTTATTGGTGAATCTTGATTGCATTTTCTATTCGGCCACTTTCTCCCTCTCTGAGTTCCTCTATTTCAGTCTCATCTCATGAGCCTCCAACGAAGCTTGAAGTTCTTCCACCTTCATCTCAGCTAGGTTCTTGGACTCTTCAATGGAGACGATAATGTAATCAAAGTTTACAGTCAGAGATCTCAATACTTTCTCAATCTTCTACAAATCAGTGATTGATTTATCATTCGTCTTCATCTGGTTTGTTAATGATACCACACACATAAATAATTTTGAAACTGACTCATCTTCTTTCATTTAAGTCATCTCAAAATGCTTTCTTAGCAACTGCAACTTCACCCTCTTAAATTTTTTATCTCTGTTGTACAAGCTTTTTAACTTGTCCCATGTTCCTTTTTCTGTTTCTTCTTCAATGATCTTCTCAAACACGTTAGGAACCACACATTGGTGGATCAAGAATAGAGTTTTTTCATCTTTCTTTCTTCGTTCCTTCTTGTTGAACATCGTTCACATTCTCTTCCAATGCAGGTATTCCATCGTTCACGATTTTAGCCACATCTTAAAATCTGAAGATGACATTCATCTGCGCAACCTGCCTCTCGTAGTTCTCCCCTTTGAAAACTGATAGATTTGTTGGAAATTTCATCAAATGAATATTGGATAGTGAATTTGATAACTACCGCCTACATACCTTATGGGTAGCACCTGACATGTGTATTAACAAAGAGTTTACTAACTGAAATATTCAAACCAACTTACTTGCAAACTTTAAATGATTGATATTCATTCACCAGCTTAAGGGTAAGTGTTGTAAATATTAGACAGCAAATAATAACATATATAGTTATTATACTTTATTAATATGATGCACATTAAGTAAGTTTATTAGGTTTTTATTTATCTCGATTTAAACAAGTTTAGTATATTATTGTAAATGAAAActttaaaatatattaaaatatttttcttaCATGGTATGATAGCCTCTTTGATTTTAGAATTTGAATCATTTCTTTAGATATGAATCCTTTCTTTTTTTTCTATTACTTTAACTTTTCGCCTTCTTCAAACTCCTAAATCCCCAAATATGAACTTCTCATTATTGAACTTTTTTATAATTTTCATTTCATTCTTATTTTACGTTGTTTgtcttatttatttatttacttatttgTTTCGTGTGGAGTCCTTGAAATGTATAAACAATGAAGAGAAGAGCATTTCTTTGAATACTTCCGGAGAGGATTGGTTCATTGATTTCATTCTAGAAAATGGACTTGCCAACCTCGTCACCATAGGGTTCAATATAGTTTACCATTACCTAATGACAACCATCTCAAAAAAAATGATACAAGGAGCCGAACACCTTACATCTTCAATTTGGACAGATGAAAGTTATACTTATGGCATGCTAAATATTCCTCCACTCTCCATCAATCGACATCGTCATCATCTTGACCACACAACTATGAAGAATTGAAGTTGATAGTTGAGTTGTCCAAATCAGACCCGGCGAAGGCCCTTAAATAAGTTGAAAAGATCCTACGGGTCATGCTTAAATAAATGGACCATGATGTTGTAACAACAATTTCAGATTATAGAATTTGAAACCATTATGAAATTTTTCATTTGAATTCAAATTCTATAATCCAAATCAATTTAAGGATTTTTTTTTCATGGTCTGGAGTTTAAAATCTAATACGTGACATTGGATTCTTTTGTGTGGTCTAGATTGTAAGGACGCTTTGAGTTGACTAAAATATACATAAATTTGTATAAAATGATGTGTTTGATTTATTTGTATTTCACATTACAAAAATGATGAACTCTTCTTATTCATATCTAATCATAATGAACATTAACCTAGTTGCAATTGGCGATGTTACACCATTTAATTTGAAGCATCAATTGTACCAAATAAATTTTTGTCTCAACCATGTTACACCAGATAGATAGTCAATATTGAGTATCGTCATCCATTAGTCGACAATGATGTGCATGTTCAATTCACCATTATATAACTTTAAAACAATGATGATTAATACAGTATCAAGGGACGGATCGAGTTAGACTGGACTTTATTCAGGTCCGCTCGTACTATCTATTCAATCTGATAAAAAAAAGTAATTAATTTATTTGATCAATGATCTTATTTAtatttaatgatttttttttatgtaTTCAAAACTTTATCAGTATTTGAGGTGTTACATGTTGAATTTCATATTGTTTTTGTTTATGAATTTAACAATTTTACACATTTCGGATTCAAGAAAAAAGTTTTTATAATAAACACATTCAGGAAGACATTTTTGTCAATTCTAAAAGTTTTATGATATTTTAGAGTTGAAAAGAGAAggaaaaaaaaactaattttataataaaacaaaaaatttaaaCCATCAGTGGATGGAAAACAAAAAAACAGTACATTTTATAATTCCACCTAAAATTGTTATCATCTTTAATTCTATTAAGATATTCATATAGATTAGAAAAATGACATAGGAATAAATGATAAGTGAATGGTACTCATGAGCATTTTTTAATCAGTTCAAAAGGATTTGAACTATGAGCCTTAAAGAATATGTGCAGCCAAACATATTTGCTAACCTAACAAAACAAACACTTAACACAAGCTTTCTTGGGATCTCATAATTGACAAGCCATTTATAAAAATGTGAAGTATAAAAATTGGGTATAGTACTGAAACAACATGCAGAAAAGATACATTAAAGATTGTACATTAGCCACAAACTAAACTCACAGTGACCTTACACTACTAGATACATACAAAGCATACAAAAAGTAAATGTGATTACTGATACAACATACTGTGATTTCACAGAATAAAATCTGCAGCACTCTCACCAATAAACGCGATTCAGAGATGCGAAACACTTATTAGTTCACCACCATTGGAAAGAATGCTACTGCGATTCAGAGACTTCAGAGACGAACACGGCTGACGTCTAATTGAGAGCATTAGATGCGGAGTATATGAAATCCAAGAAACCTGTTCCTTTTAAGAGTCCCTTACCTGTTAAAAGTTCAAAATCCAACAACAGAAGGAATCCAATAACGGCTGCTTTGCCGTTTATTATTTCGTTCTTTCTACTGAAGCCGAATCCCAGTTGACTCTCATCAACCACCATTTTAACCTAAACAGTCATAGAAAAGGAATCAGATTCAGAATGCAATTGCAATGAGTTCGAAAATAATAGATGAGAATGTTACTCTTGTTATGTTACCTCATCGACGTTGACATCCGATGCTGTTATACCGGGTTGCGCCTTCCCACTAAAGACAATTTCAGTAGCAGCATCAGATTTGAAACCTCCTGTGATGCTGATATAAATGTTCTTTTCATCGGTTTTGACGGGATATACAAAGAGATTCCTCAATGCCGGTGTTAGAACTCTCAAAACAGGATTGTTTGGATACCATTCTTTGATCTCTCCTGTTCTTAGATCAAATGTGCTATCCGTTGTTGGACAAACTACACAACCATCCTACATAGACACAGCAATTGTAAAGATCAAAACTTCAAAAACACTTCTAGTGTTTCATATCCTATGAAGCACAAACACAAACACAGACACCGACACCGGCGATGATTTGAAAAAATGATAAACGGAATGGAACAAAATCACAAGTGTCGACGGACACATTACAGTCATAACATAACACAATTGAAACACAAAAAGACTATCTCATTATTTATAATCTACAAttacaattaaaaaaaaaagtgtAAATCTAGTTAAGCTGAAATAGAGTAATCCAAAGATGGCTTAAGTAACTAACCTGAGTGAGTTTAGCATTTTTCAATCCTTCTGAGTATGCACCTTCAGCAGGTGACCTATTTTCAATGGCGAATATTTGATCTTTATACCAAAGAAGCAATATAGTTTCCCCTTCTTGAATAATCACGCGCCGCTCTCCTCTGGGCAGCGCTGAGACTGGCACTACCGGAACCCAGTTTCCGGATGGAGATGACTCTTCAGTGACGGACACTTGTGTGGCTTTAcaggtggtggtggtggtggtggtgagTCGAAGAGACTTTGGGCGTGCATGGTGGTTGGAGTGACGGGTGGAAAGGAGAAGAAACGGCTTACGAGGGAGAAGGAAATGGTGAGGAGTGTGTGTTTGGGAGGTGCAGGAAAGTGCTAAAGGGTTGGTGGCAGCCATGGAAAGGGGGTTGTGAGAAGAAGGAAAGTGGTGTTGGAGAAAGAAAGGATTTGCATGTGTGGAGGGATGGGTGGTGGGAGTAAGTCCACACAGTTACACGCAACTGGATAATGAATCATGTTCTTGTGTTTCTCTCTTGCCCACATTTCTAATTAGAGTCAATAGGTAAATTCATGATTCAAATTGTAAGTCTAATATTCTAGTCCCTCCTTCCCAAAGTGTCACCAATTTGAAATAAAAGTATTCTAATGATTATTTTAATTTAAGAtacaaattattattattttcaattctacattttaattattataatttttttcaCACTCAATATTTGATATTATTACATTTTTTTTAATCGATGTAAAATGATCTACTGAATTATTCATTGTAGGACGGATGAAGTAccattttttttgaaatttgCTGATGTATGTTTAGACCTTAAGGATACTTTGGTTGACGGGATGCAAGAATTGAATTGAGTTAGATTAAAAATAACTTGAAAgtgaataaataaaaatagaatcCTATGATACAACAAATCATTGAATATGATTAAGTTTTTGATTCACTCGTTGTGTCTCAAGCAATAACTTTTCTCATTTCGAATGGTAGAAAACAAATCCATAGTGGAACAGTTGataaattttcataaaatcaTTGATTATCGGAAGGATATTAAGGTGAAGATCCAAAGAATTTTTAAAGAGAAAAGAACTGAAAATTTATGATAGTCGTGAAGGCTTGAGTGTCTCAAGAGAAGGAAGTAAGCGTAAAGGGATGTCCAAATCAAAGAGGTTTGGCAATTCAATGTTAAAATGCTTTATTTGTCATAAATTTGGTCACTTCAAAAGGAATTATTCCGAGATGAAGGACATATTGGGGAGTCCGGGAGAGTCGAGAACACCAATGAGACTAATACTCTAGGACCACAAGAGAGAAAGATGTCACATCTCaatccaaaaccttaaggtgtTAGGTAAATGGCTCATCTCTCTTATAAATCCTACATTTCACTCATTCATAGGCAATGTGGGACTTTAATCATTCACATTTTCACCCAGCCTTCTCCCCCACAACTTTAAGTCCCCCACATCATATAACAGGATCGAACACCGAATCCGGCTTCCACTCCCCATAAAGTCGAACCTGGATCTAATACCATTTTTGGGGATTCCGGGAGAGTCGGGAGCACCAATCAGACTAATGCTCTAGGACCACAAGAGCGCGAGACGTTGCATCTCAATCCAAAATCTTAAGGAGTTAGGTAAATTGATCATATCTCTTATAAATCAAACATTTCACTCACTCATAGGCGATGTGGGACTTTAATCACTCACACTTGTACCCAACAGGACAGTGAAGATTTTATTCTGATTGTTGTTGCCTCTAATGAGGATTGTTATGAGAGGTTTGCGCATTAGGTGTCTCGAGTTTGAAGACTAGAGGGTTGGTTAGGTTATGGAGTCGATTTGCTCTTATTTCATGTGTCCAAGAAAATAATACTTAGAGACTTTGAAGTTGGCAAAAGGTGGAGTAGTTAACCTTGGTGACAATAAGGTTTGCAAGGCTCGTGATATTGGTACAGTCATACATAAAATGTTTAATGATCATGAGATTTTTATTTATAACATGAGGTATGTTCCAGAGCTCATGCAAAATTTTATCATCTGTAAGCATGTTTAATGATTTAGGCTATTATACTAGTGTTGAACTTAATATATTGAAGATTTTCATTGGTGTATTGATCATAGCTAAAAGGTTTAAAACATGTGGCTTGTATATTTTAAAATGTTATAATGTTGTTCTCCGTTTATAATTAGGTAGTGAAGACTTTCATGAACTTTCCTCTTGAGGGAACTCTCGACTGCCACCGTTGTCTTGGAAGAGGTTGGAACATAAATCTTCTTTTTGGGGGACCTTTGAGCCACAGTTTTcttttctctcctagtcctaacccttttggctatgctagggagGACAGAGGACAACAGCTCATTATCAGAAAATTCCTCCAGGTCTACTATTTCAGCCTCACagttagggttgtcactgacatcatgAGTGACATGAACTTCCTCACCAGCCACATTATCTAAGGGTTTGTCAACATTTGACTCCTTATGGGCATCAGTTTGCTCAACATCATCAGAGATAGTCTTTCCTAAAGACTAAGTATTTTCTTGATCAGCAACACTATCAGGTTCAATAGTGTTTAAGGGAATGGAAACCCCAGGGACCTCATGATTTCCAGACAGTATTCCAGTCACTACAGTGGCAATGGCATTGTGAACATACCTGGAACCTTCTTTGGTTCATTCCTCAAGAACGATGGATGAGGAGAAGCCTGATAcagtttctttaggtcttcttgaTGTGGGGTATTCACAGAGTCAGCAACAGGATCTTCTTTGTTAGGGTTGCTTGGTTCAGCGCTAGGAGAACAAGGCATGTTCTTGGAAGGAGAAGAGTTGGATTGTTGAGACATGATGAGTATCTTAGAGACGAAATGAAAATTTTCTCTGAGAGGATGCTTGCGTGAATGGAAGTTGAAAGAGTGGAAGAAGTAACGCTTGTTGCAAGTGAAATAACTATTATatgttgaccaatcagagcacactttcaattgtttaataatttgaaatattaaacagtaaattcctaacatccttagttgctataattcctcagaaagacatattcccaacttgccccttaaattttcaaactgagtagcatccaaagcctttgtaaatatgtcagcaagttgtagttcagttgccacatgttccaaggtaatcactttgtcttctaccagatctcttatgaagtgatgtctaatgtcaatatgtttggtcctgctgtgttggataggattccttgaaatgttgatggcactgagattgtcacagaacaatgtcatgacattctgagtgacattgtactcagtcagcatctgtttcatccataccagttgggaacaactgcttccaactgctatgtactcagcttctgcagtggataatgatacacagttctgtttcttgctgaaccaagatatgagattgtttcccaagaagaaacatcctcctgatgtgctttttctgtcatcagcactcccagcccaatcagcatcacaatacccagataagatAGGCTCAAAGCCATGAGAGTAGAGCATaccataatcacaagtcccattaatatacttgagaatcctcttgacttgatttaagtgactcactttgggttctgcttggtatctagcacacacaccaactgcataggcaatatcaggtctactagcagttagatatagtaggctacctatcatgcttctatacaagcattgatcaatactagaacctccttcatctttagttaactttaaatgagtaggtgcaggagttcttttgtgactagcattatccataccaaacttcttaactatgttcttggcatatttgctttgggagagaaacatagaatcttccatctgtttaacttgtagtccaagaaaataagtcaattccccaaccaaactcatttcaaattcagattgcatctggttaacaaaatgtttcaccattctatctgacattccaccaaagacaatatcatccacatatatttgggcaatcatgatttttccatcttcatccttcacaaataaAGTCTTATCTATCCCTTCTTTTCTGTAACCATTAGTAGTCAGAAATTCAGTcagcctctcataccaagctctaggagcttgcttcaatccatacagagctttcctcaacttgtacatATGTTTTGGTAGATTAGGATCActaaaccctttaggttgttccacatagacttcttcattcaagtagccatttaaaaaggcactcttcacatccatttggaataatttgaacttcagaatgcaggcaacACCTAACAACAAACTTATTGACTCAagtcttgcaacaggtgcaaaagtctcatcaaaatcaaccccttcaacttgagtatacccttgtgccactagtcttgctttattcctagtgattactcctttctcatcagacttgttattgtaaatccacttggtaccaat includes these proteins:
- the LOC127123913 gene encoding uncharacterized protein LOC127123913 translates to MGSKYSRKKSDMKEVQCYNYQRFDHYARDCKRKKESRARDDDEVQYAHARENDSDDMLLMANTQTNNEQINMWYLNLGCNNHITENKKWFTKLGESVKKVIKFADGRHVTSEGIGNIIVMRMNGRRAIITDILYLTSMTSNLIRICQLLPKGYNMNLEENLMKVYNGEGRMILKAPLANNKTFKIKINMVDPQCLISNNVEDKNWLWHHMYEHLNFRGLDTLNQKKMVYDLPQVKEPSQLCEEFCKAKQARKEFKHDLSIKSRENWSLFTLTCVDLLK
- the LOC127120846 gene encoding uncharacterized protein LOC127120846, with translation MAATNPLALSCTSQTHTPHHFLLPRKPFLLLSTRHSNHHARPKSLRLTTTTTTTCKATQVSVTEESSPSGNWVPVVPVSALPRGERRVIIQEGETILLLWYKDQIFAIENRSPAEGAYSEGLKNAKLTQDGCVVCPTTDSTFDLRTGEIKEWYPNNPVLRVLTPALRNLFVYPVKTDEKNIYISITGGFKSDAATEIVFSGKAQPGITASDVNVDEVKMVVDESQLGFGFSRKNEIINGKAAVIGFLLLLDFELLTGKGLLKGTGFLDFIYSASNALN